GAGGTGGGCTCGTCTGCACCACGTGCAGCGTGTTCAGGGCAGAGACGCCTGGCTGATGGCCATCGTGATGAAGTCTACACTAGCGTGGGCTAGGGAGGCTGTGAAGGCAAGGGGAGCCTCCTGGAGTCagtgggaatgtaagctggtcagcaactgtggaagacagtatggaggtcccttaaaaactaaaaacagagctaccaccATGCACGTGTGCTAGGTCGTtctagtcacgtccgactctttgcgaccccatggactgcagccggccaggctcctctgtccatggagattctccaggcaagaatagtggagtgggttgccatgtccttctccaggggatcttcccaacccagggattgaacccgcatcccttgtgtctcctgccaagagcaggtgggttctttaccactaagccacctgggaagccccagagctaccatatgacctagcaaccccactcctgggcatatgtccagaCAGAATTctagtttgaaaagatatatgcaccccaatgttcatagcagcactaacACAATAGCGAAGACTTGGAAGCAAACTAAACGTCCACGAACAGATGActggatgaagatgtggtacctatacatgatgaaatattactcaagcatgaaaaagaataaaacaatgcaTCTGCAGCAACATAAATGGGTCTAGAGATATCATACTAAGGGACAtgttagaaaaagacaaataccatataatatcacttctatatggaatctaaactatgattcaaatgaacttacttataaaacagacacactcacagacacggaaaacaaacttatggtgacCAGAGGACGAGGGAAGGGAGGGGTCAGTTAtgagtctgggattaacagaaCCACTTGACTGTGTATAGACAGCCAATAAAGACctcctgtatggcacagggaattatattcaatgtcttttaataatgtataaagaagaatacaaaaaagaatatgtgtgtatgtgtgtaactgagtcgCTTGGCTGTACATCTGAAACGAACGCAGCACTCCCCCAACCCTATGCCTTgctgccctcccccagccctccctgctGAAGACCTGCTTGAGCAGAGAAGAGGCTGCAGGCGAGAGCCCAGCATCTCCCTCCTCCCAGGCCCAGGGATCCTGGGCTCAGCTGTGAGGCAACCGGGCTGGGCAAAGGCCCGCAGACCAGGCGGGAGTGTCTCCTCCCAGTCCCGGTGCTGGACGTGGAGACTTGCTGGGGCAAGGCTGGTCCTCCGGGGACCTCTGTCCTCGGCCTGCACATGGCGCCTTCTCCCCAAGTCCTCTGAGGTCTCCCCATGCATGTCTGTGTCCTTCTCCTAAGGACACCGGCCATGTTGATTAGACTGTCCCCCTGATGACCTCTCTAATGACCCCCtcttcaaatacagtcacatccTGAGGAATGGGGGCCGGGGCTTTAACACAGGAATGCAGGGGACATCACTCAGGCCACATAGGGGTCCCGGGCTCCCTGGAGAATTGGGAGGAACACCTCCGGCCCTCCTGAGTCTGGCTGACTTCTCTCAAATGCATGCACTTCCTCACACACAGGGGTCCCTCTGGACCCCAGGCTCTCCTACAAGACACCTCGCAAGTGGGTCCAGGTAGAGGGGTGCCAGCTCCCAAGGGGCTGGGAACCAGGACCAGGGAGGGGCCCAGGGAAACCCTCAACCCTCATCCTCTGATTCTTTCCTGACCTCAAACCTGAGAACAAACAGGCCCTGAGCTGACCCTCCACCCGCCGTGCTCTGAGACCCGTCCTGCCCTCAGAGGCTGTGGTCAGGGCAGCACTGAGACCACATACCCCCGGAGATGCCCAGGTCCCAGCGTTCCCGTGAGCACCTGGCCCTCACTCGGTGCTGGAATGCTCCTTTGTCCTGGATCTGGAGCCTCCACGGGAGTCAGTAACTGTGAGTCCTCAGGGTCTGGGAGAGACGTCAGGAGGGTCGTCAGCCCAGGCGCTGGGctccaggctggggagcagcCCTTGGTCCCTGGGGGTGGCCGGTACCCAGAAGAGCAGGGCCCTGGCCTCACCACCCCGCCTCCGATTAAGGAGCCCCCCTAGGGCGGCAGCCAGCCAGTGCCCCTcagtcctctccctcctccctgcccaccgAGTGTCCCTCCCAACGGGACCCACCCGGGCTGGGGGCTCCGGGCTCTCACTTCTTCCCCTGCCTgggcccccaccctcaccctctgccGGAGGAGGCTGAGTTGAACCGGCCCTGGTCCCTGGCCCCCACGGGTAGAGGATAGACCTGGCCGCAGCACACAGCCCTGTGCCCATTTCCTGTGTGAGGGGGATAAACGGGGCCCTGGGGGCACCGGGGGCAGAGACATGGAAGCAGCTCAGAGGAGGCCACCCTCCTGTCCAGACCAGCCGGAGCTTCCGGCCGCCCTTCCCGAAGTTGGTGCTGGGGGTCCAGCTGCCCCTCAAGACCGCCTGCAGATGCTGTGGCTGCTGGCCATGACCCTCCCCTGCCTGGGGCGCTCCGTGCTCATGACCCCAGGTGATTCCACACCCCACGCAGTGCCCTGAGGATCCCACGACCCGTTTCTGCACCCAGGGTCCACCCATCTTGGGGGCAGGGGCCTCCCCGCTTCTAAACAGCTTTGCCTGGGAAGATCATTGTCTGGGTCCCTGATGGCCCCTTCCCTTGCTTCCCCAGGCCCCAGCTCAGGACATGAGCTGATACACATCATGGGGCGGTGCGATGTCTCGGCCAGGAGCTACCTGTGGCAGGTGAGCCTGAGGTTCTACAATAGGACAGCTGGCCTGTGGATACACTTTTGTGAGGGGTCCCTCATCCACCCCCAGTGGGTGCTGACTGCTGCCCACTGTGTTAAGCCATGAGTATTCTGTGTTGCTGTCCCTGTGGCTGGCTGCAAGgagggtggggagcagagggggctgggggaggtgtGTGGGTGTCCAGGGGCCCCTCCCCAGCTctgggggtccccagcctcctctgAGCGGCTCGCAGTCCCTCTCCTCAGGGGAGCTGGCAGGCTGCTACCATCAGGGTCTAAGTTGGGCAGCTGAGACTACGAGTCTGACAAGCCGAGCAGCATCCTAGATTGTCCGACACCCGGACTCTGACCAGCTCCTGTCTGCTAAGGTGGGGGCGGACATCGCCCTGCTGAGGCTGGAGGCTCCCGTGCGCCTCTCCCCTCACGTCCAGGTggtctccctcccacctgcctcgcTGACGGTCCCCGAGGGGAAGATGTGCTGGGTGACGGGCTGGGGCAGAGTCACGGTTCACTGTAGGTTTGGGGAGACTTTAGGCGAAGGATGAGGAACTGGGGAGGCTGGGTCTTCAGGGAAAGCGGCTCACTCTGCAGACCTTTGGACCCCAGGGAGGGGTGTCCTGCATGGTTCTGAATGGGAACCTTCTGGAACAACCTCAGGGGTGGGCCACTAGCTCTGGGTCCTGGTCAGACTCTGCCCCAGCCGTCCTGGGCTCTGACCCCCTCAGCCTGACCACGCAAGGAAGTCATCAGGTCATGGGGAGGAGGTGTGGGTCACTGAGCGTGGGCGACCCGCCAAGGTCTCAGGGTTCCTCCATGCTGCAGGGAGATGGGCACCTAGACGTTTGAGGGTCATGTGATCAGACCCCAGATTCATGGCTGTGGGGACACTGAGTCCAAGGCCAGGGGTGCTGGGTCTGGACCCCAGGGTCGGGCTGACAGTGGGTCCCCAGGCTCCCCGCAGACCAAGGGGAGCCTCTCCCCAGCACAGAGCTCACCCAGCCTCTCCCCGcagagcccctgcccccgccctACCACCTGCAGGAGGTGGAGGTGCCCATCGCGGGGAACCAGGTTTGCAACCAACACTATCGGAAAGTTGAAAACACCACCAAGCCAATCGAGGACGACATGCTGTGTGCCAGGAGCAAGGGCCAGGACTCCTGCAAGGTGGGACCCCAGACTCACCCTCTAATCTGTCCCCCCAACCCCTGAGCGGGGGACCCGCCAGCCCCACTGCCTGGGGGCGTGGGAAGTCCTTACTGAGTTCTGTTTTCCCGCAGGGTGATTCCGGGGGGCCCCTGGTGTGCCTCTGGAAATGCTCCTGGGTCCAGGTGGGAGTTGTCAGCTGGGACCACAAAAGTGCACTCCCCGACTTCCCTGGGGTGTACACCGGGTGACCAGCTACATGTCCTGGATCTGCCAGTAGGTTCTGCTGTCCCCAGGGCCCTAGACCTGGAGACCCCCAATCCTCTTCGCTCAGGGGCCCCTGGTGGTcctggggagcaggcaggggcTCCAGAAGGGGGTACTGCGTGGAAGGGAGAGGCCGGCAGTCAGCTGTCTGTGACGTGAGCCTCATTAAACTGTGCAGAGCTGCTCCCAGGCTGTGTGTGCTTGACCTgacctgggtgggggtggggggggtctcTGGGCGGGCTCCCTGGGCACAGTTGGTGAGGAGCAGGGTGGGCCCGCCTCCCGGGGAGGTGTCCTCGGCTTCTCCCCCTCCCGCCGTCGCcgtctgttgcccgcttctctgAGACCCTGCGGCCTCAGTCCACacgtccctccccacccctccccacccctccccacccctccccacccctccccacccctccccacctgacACCCACACCAGGAGAATGGGGTCCCCATCGGCATCTCTCATGACTACAGCTGTTTCTTATGGGATGTGTCCTGGGGGCCCCCTTGGACAGCTGGTCTCTGGGGTTCGGAGGTGTGTCTAGGTGacactggaggaggaaggggccTGGAGTCTGCggagggagcctggcagggggcccagggagaggggtgtccagctctgtgtcttCACACTGCTTGGCCTCCAGCTGACCCCCCCTGCCCCGGCCCAGCCCCTCAGGACCCATGTGAAGAGCCAGCTTTTCCTGAACAGAACGAGGCATCTGTCCAGAGTGGATCCTGGCCCCTCTCCCTGTGGGAACCAAGGGCTCTGAGGATGAAGTTTGGGGCCCAGTTACAGTGTTTTGGGTCCTAATTAGTTTTAACTGGCTTGAGCTCAGACTGGACACAGCTGATTCCTAGTCCTTGAAAACAAACTGGGCAGATAGCTGGCCGTGTGCCAGTTGGAGGACCTGCCCATTTTTGTAGCAGCGGAGACAGGAGCCTGATCGGTGAAATTGGGTCCAAGGTCGATGGGCCTAAGTGGCGATCACCCTCGGTGTCAGCAGGACAAGGTGATCTGAGTGTCTTGATGACAGGCTGAGGGAATAAAAAGTGATCATTAAACTCTTTGACacttaaaaaagtgaaataacgGTTGGTTGTAAGGTGCTGTAGGATTTACAACCAAATCCTCAAGTGGAATACATTTTGTTGACCCAGGATGGAAAAAGTACTCACTTATTGGGGTCTGGGGAAGTCGTTCCATCTTATACATGACTGAACTCGATCTTATGCTAACAACTCTCAGCCTGTTTGTGGCCATCAAACACACATTGTGCACCTgatttaattattaaagaaaagggtGCATTGGTCAGAATTAAGGAAAGTAAACGCCCTTCCTGGGGCGCTGAATGCTGGTGTTCCGTCCGTGATAAGACTCCCTCCCAGACGCCCGGCCAGGCACTCGCTAGTCATTTCCTGTCTCCAGCTGCGAGAGGCCCACCCGGTCCTGCCCATTTTGTTGCAGTTGCACcccacagccacccctcctgcctcagggcgACACCACGGCCTCCTGTCTGCAGGGTGAGAGGCTCCCAGCAGTTGCAGGGGGTGCCCAGCTGGGGCTCTGCCTGGGCCCCGTGTGACATTCTGGGCACCTAGCAGCAAATCCTGAGTTTCCCCTGACTCAGCCCCTTGGCCTCAATCTAGGTCAGCCGGAGGACCtgacctcctcctcttcttcccagacTCACTGCTTGGGCCCCGCCCTTGACCTTCTGTCCCAGTCTTTCAGTGTCCAGGGCTCCCCTGGCTCTGGAGGAGGCAGCAGGGagatgctggtggtggtggagggggcaAGGGAGAGGGCCCCAGGCCTCCACTTGATTGACGGCCACGAGGAGTGCCCGGCGGTGCTGGGGCTGACCAGGATGTCATGGCTTCCCTGGGGGGAGGTGTCCCGAGCCCTGAGCGGAGAGGGCTGAGCTGGGACCAGTCCCCTTCCTGGGACCAATGCCCGCCCTGGCTTGGCAGAGAACAGCAGGGATCTCAGCGGCAGCTCTACCTTGAAGCCACAGCCCCCAGCTCGGTCCGCCTGTCCCAGAATTTACCACGTGACACTGTGCACGGTTCCAAAGGGAATTTATCCAAGTCAAATGATTGTGGCTTGGTGTCACACCCACCCCCGgacacccatccacccaccccttTCTCCTGTGAGGCAGCCTCTGTTCTCTGAATTAGCCAGTCGCCACGTGAATGTGACCCGTGAATGACATGACTATCTCTTCTCTGGGGAGATGTTAGCTCCCCTGGGGACCACTCAGGTGAGGGACTGGCTCCCGCAGGGTCCGTCTCTGGGTGGGAACCAGTTCCAGCTGCCTGTACGCGAGCAAAGCACCAGGGTCTCAACGGAGGTGACGCTTGGACCCCAGGATGGGAGTGGGGGCAGGTGGGAGCAAGACCCAAGCAGCGGGAAGGGGCAAAGGTCGGCATGCTTTCCTGGGGTGCCCAGAGCAGGTCCCATGGCCCCCTGGAGGAGCTGCGGGCCCTGGCAGACATGGCCCTCAGCCTgcacctcctctctccctcttggCAGGGGTGGGAGGCGGCTGGCCCCAGGGACAGGGACAGGGCCCCTTCCCCATGTTGCCCACTGTCCTCTTGGCTGACGGGCCACAAGGGGAGGTCCGGGCAGGGCAGCAAAGGCCAAGGCTCCCAGAGATGAGGGAGGCTCTTGCATCGCAGGCGCCTGCTCAAGTTGGCAGGGATGCGGCTCTGGGGCCAGGCGCTCCCAGAACGTACCCTCCTCCTCCGGTTTGCTTGGCGCCCAGACCAGGCAGACAATTAAGGTCACGCGTTTCTACACGGcatgcctgggattctcctgtATTCCCCCTCAGCCTGCCGCAGGGCCCACGCAACAGCGGGCAGGGGGGCGGGGAGCACGTTCTTATCTACAACCCAGCCTGGCAGGGAGGGAGGCTCGCCCAGGATCAGTCCTGGCCGCCGCCGGCTGCCGGGCCCTGCACCCCAAAGCCCAGATCGGATGGGGCCAGGACAGAAGGAGAACCTGGAGCTGCTGCCGGCCCTTGGCAGGTGTCCCTCCAGGTGAGGGGTCTCAGGAGGGCAAGGGGTGCAGGCctcttggaactgtggtgctgtggCCCCACGGCGGGTCTCTGGGCCGGGCTCTCCATCACCCCTGGTCTTTCCGACGGGGGGTCGTGAGCGGCAGCGCCCAGACCCTGGGCAGCATTCTGGGCTGTGGCCCCAGGGAGAGGTCAGGGCCGAGCCTGCCCTCCCAGGTGCTGGCGCTCAGTCTCCCTGCTTCCGCCCGCAGGTGTGGCTCTGTCTGGCTCTCCTGGGGCTTTCCTTCCTGGGAGACAGAGGTGAGAGCCCAGGCAGGCGTCCTgctgccctagagcccaggcctCGGCCCTCTGGGCAGGCTGCGGCTCCTCGGGGCTGGGTGTTCCCCAGCAGGGAGGCAGGGCTCCGGCCACATGTGTCCTGCTCGCTCCGAGGTCTGTCCTGAGCCCTCACATCATCTAGCTTTTCTTCCCGGCTCCACCCCCGGGAGATatgtgtggggtcacttccaagcccaccagttttttttttttccaattttatctttttttaacacCAAGAAGCATTTTGTATTGGGATGTAGCCACTTAACactgttgtgataatttcaggtggacagtgaagggactcatgTATCCATCCTTCCCCAAACCCCACTTCCGATCAGGCTGGCACACAACGTGAGCAGAGCTCTCTGTGCTGCAccgtaggtctttgttggttatccattttaaagataGCAGTGTGCAcgtgaccttcccaaagtccttaactaGCCCTTCTCCCCCACGCCCACTGGTTCTTGAAGGCCGTCACCTGTGCCTGCTGGGTCTGTGTGAGAACACTCAGGTCCTGTGGCTTTGATAACTTTTGAAGTCCTTCCCTGAGGCTGCTCAGCCGGCTCAGGAGCAGACAGACGCAGAACACGGTGGAGCCGTCCTCACCCCCAGGCCTTCTCACCGAAACCTCAGAACGACACCCAGGAGACCCTCCTCTTGTCCCAGCAGGGGGactgaggcctccccagtctCCAGCCTGGGAGCCACTCACCACCCACAGGGCCCACTTATGTCTAAATTGATTAAAATCAGGTGAAAAGTTTAGTCACACAAACCGAGGTACTGAGCCCTTTACCGTGGAAAGTTTCAGGGGGCGGCTGCTTGTGGTACAGAAAGTTGGTCACAGGCAGGAGTCTAGAGCTACTCAGGAGGGGAGCCACCTCgggccctgccccaggccctgtTATTGCAGAGGGGCCACCTGGGGGCTGCTAGGCTGACCATGAGCATTCTCACCCACCTCTCGACCAGCAAGCGGCTTTGTCCCAGAGGCCCGTGTCTTCGGGAGCACCGAGGCATCCCCCCACAGTGGCCCTGGAAGGTCAGCCTGAGAGAGCAGGGCCGCCACGTCTGCGGGGGCAGCCTCATCAGCCTCCGGTGGCTACTGCCCACCGCCCACTGCGTCTGCAGGTGAGTCCCGCTTCCCTCTCACTGGGGCTGTGTGATGCCTCCACCCCCGTTGCCCcggggttccgtccctggtcaggggactagatcccacacgctgcaactaggacccagtgcagccacataaACAAAAATGAGTGTATGTATAAAAAAAGAATTCCTGCCCGTGTGCTTTTGCACACTTCTCTCCTCAGGGGACCCCATCCTGACCCATCTCAGGTCAGTGTCTTACCTGCCAGAGGGCTCAGCTCAGCTGTCCTCAAACACTAGGAGGGGGCCATCCGCCACCACCCGCCCCGCAGCTGCACCTGGAGCCCCTGAGCTCCAGCTGGCcgcctgcctgcctcctggcaCAGAACCTGTCTGCCGCCCGCTGCCAGCCTCGGCCTCTGCTGTCGGGCACCGCTTGCCTCGCTGTCCGCCTGGCCTGGGAAGAGTGGGGTCCAGTCCTTTCTACCCCCAGCAGCAAGGCCCCGCCTCATGCCGGGCTCTGCACAAAGATGGATCATCTAACTCCACGGCTGGAGTGGACCCTGGAGTCTTTGTCCCCACCCAGATGTGGCCAGCCCCGTGGGCCAGGGCTGAGCAGAGAGGGTCTGAACGAAGCCCCCAAGCGCATGGCCCTCACCCCCAGAAGCCAGTTCCGATGGTGCCAATGCCACCAGACTCTTCCTCCTCATGCCCCATCACCTGCCTCCGCTTTCCGCACAGCTCTGTGAGCCTGACCGTCCAGCTGGGAGCATCTGTCCTCCACACCAGCCCCCCAGGCTGTCTCCGTGGCCGTTCTCTGCATCATCCGACACCCCTCCTTCAACGAGAATGCGTCTGCTGAAGCTGGCTTGGCTGTGCCCGTCTCCCAAACCATCAGGCCCATCACTCTGGCCTTGGCAGTCTCCTCCTTCCCACCGGGCACCCTCTGCTGGCTGACTGGCTTGGGGGACATCAGGCAGGATGGTGGGTGAGGGGGCAGGGGCGGAGGGGGCGGCCCCGAGGTGGAGTAGGCCACGTGCAGGGGTGACTCGTGGCCTCTCTGTGCGTCCCTGTCCCCGAGTGCCTGGTGCTGCACACCGCTCACCTCGCTGCCCACTTGGGTCAGGCATCTGCCTCACCATGTGGGGTGGGGCTCACCCCCGAGGGCAGGCAGAGCCTCACTTCCCACCCGCGGGcgggcccctcctccctccctgatgCCCCTCCCCTTCAGTGGCCCTGCTGGAGCCCCACAGGCTTCAGGAGGTGGATGTGCACATTGCCAGCCCTCAGAGCTGCCGCAGGCTCTCCTGCCTGGAGCCCATCACCAAGGAGATGGTGGGTGCTGGCCACTCCAGGGCTGGAAGGGCTTCTGCAAGCTCAGACCCCATTGGCACTCCTGCCCTGGTCCTCCACGGGGCCTGGGGAGCCACCGGACCCCTCCAGGCCTGTTTCCTGCTCAGCACAGTGAGGTGAGGAAGCAGAGCCGCATTCACAGGGAGTCTGTGACATGCCTGCTCCATGCTTAGCCAGGCTCCCCAGGTCCCCTTTTATCCTAAGTGACCCCGAGAGGCAGGCTGGGTCCTGGACACAGAGCAGGGGAGAGATATCATCATCGTGCTCCACTAGGTGGAGGGCTTTGTCTTGCCCCCGAGGTGGAATGGTGTCTGGTGCAGCTGGAGCTCGACGGATGCTTGTTACAAGAATGAGTCTGGAGTCAACCTGACAATAAACAGCCAGAGAACTCGGGCTCTGGCTGCTGCAGGGAGGTGAGCGGATGCTGCAAAGATGCAGAGGGTCGGAAtccaggctcagagaggccatgTGACTTATAAGGGAGGCAGCGTGGATCAGGGGAAGCATCCAGGCTTGGAATAATAATAAAGTGACTGAATCTCAGCGATGCTGTaacctagctgtgtgacctttagggagttgcttaacctctctgagcctcagaggcctcaaaaaaaaaaaaaaaagaggcagataGAGCTGATATGCAGGGCTGCCAACAGGACAGATCAAGGATGAAGCTCCTGCCTGGACACCTGGAGCCCCAAAGAGCTTGCCTTGTGTGCCCCGCTCCCCTGCCCCAGCATCCCGCCCCTCTCTGTCCCTGTGCTCCCTGAAGTCAGCCTCAGCCCGAGAGCCCCGGGACCTGTCTGCTCTTCTTGCTTCTACCAGGGTGACTCTGGAGGTTCCCTGGTCTGCCCGCTTCAGGACCAGCACTGGGTGCAGGTGGCAGTGGTGAGCTTCAGTGGGGTCTGTGCTGAGCCCAGCCACCCAGGCGTGTGTGCCAGGGTCTCCGCCTGCCAGCCCTGGATCCGTGCCACGGCCTCCTGCCGAGACACCTGCGCGGGGGCTGACCCCTCCCTGGGGCATGGCCTGCCCTTCTCCCATCATCTCCTCCGAGCTGCCCCTTTCTGTGGAGCCCTTCCCTGCTCTGCCTCACTGTCCCGCCTGTCCCCGCCTGTCCCCACCTGTCCCGCACTCCACCCTGACCCCCACGTGACCAGGATGGAAGACGGCCAGGGCATGCAGGCGGCTTGACTTGTTTAAGGCAAAGAGCTGGGTCAGGAGGGAAGCACAATGCTGCTGGGCCCTGCGGGTGGCTTCGGGGGCCCTGGGGGCCCTGGGGGACTGGGGGCGGCCAGCACCCTGTTGCTAACACCAAATGCTTGGTGGCCTGCTCCTCTGGCCTGTTCATTTGAACTGTCATGGCAGTGGGGGCTGCTGGACTACATGCCCTAAGCGGACATCCCCGGGGGGGCTCTGTGCCCCTGGTTTGGGGGTGTCTGTGGCGGCGGGGGGCCGGCTGTGTTAGTGTTTGCTCTCAGAGCAGTGGCCTGGGGCTCATCCTGGtctggtgccggggtccagccccggtggatccagggtgattcgaaggtggggacggagtcggcgtctttggaaaaatacatatttaatcacagatatagagagattagaaatggatagtgtagtaggaagattagtggagaaaaggaggctgaataacttggattacgtggaatagcatccatgcttcagatgggaattcagccagaaaagcgagagcaagaaagaagcgacatgggggaatcagtctttccggaaactgatccgatttctttatttttgagtttgcttatataccttttgttacacatagggatgaatacagagtcacgcgggggtcagcagtcctgacctttatcaaaatcaggtgcttcacataaatgtataaaaaaaaaggtcttagggatattacatcatcttctggctatgAGTGAGACTTGCTgatattttatgatcctttctttctgataaccaaaaaacttatttcttgcaagggtgttttttcttaaaccaggcaccaccctccaaataaagttgcattcctatagggtgagggtgtagtgagttacaatcaagaaaggaatttatttaacgcaaggttaacaggattaatcttaaaggttaatacttatttctcctatatgcttaaaggttaatacttatttctcctatatgttagttatattcattataagggtagggaacatggagatttagcagcaaacatcagcccaacaaatgaaaatcctttcaccaatgctccccttaagatctatttagtcttaagatatgataaagttacatttttacatagcaaggacacagtgatttataacaaagtacagtgatctattataaaagagaaaatccattaactcaaaacgtctagtattgctaacatcaaaaactactatatttccttttctatattccaaatacattgactaatatattcccaagtgcttagggatatggaggcctggcagcaatcattgactcaagaagaagaaaaagccctatgctaattaagactcaaaatactccaaaactctctatGCTgcttatggttaagaggtagtaaacaatcatgtgcgtagtggcaggaatatggataatcctgtcacacaagctagtctgtcagcagagaggtttgacctgagacatccttgtcccacccagagcagggaattagcagcaattattgacacaacaaatgaagaacctttcaccaatataattcctaaccaacccattatactaataatttctaactccccaaaataatttgcctttagtaagtctaaaacatctcgtgcctctcagatttggaggctgtaaacaatcacatgtggcgggacgaacctatacaggcgggctagataaccttcagaggagtctgtaagctgaaacactcttgtcacgcccaggaatttttattgccttggagctgcacgtttactccttctctgagagaaacggttatgggggagagccccccgtaaagtcaga
This window of the Capricornis sumatraensis isolate serow.1 chromosome 3, serow.2, whole genome shotgun sequence genome carries:
- the LOC138076214 gene encoding serine protease 33-like gives rise to the protein MGPGQKENLELLPALGRCPSSKRLCPRGPCLREHRGIPPQWPWKVSLREQGRHVCGGSLISLRWLLPTAHCVCSWEHLSSTPAPQAVSVAVLCIIRHPSFNENASAEAGLAVPVSQTIRPITLALAVSSFPPGTLCWLTGLGDIRQDVALLEPHRLQEVDVHIASPQSCRRLSCLEPITKEMGDSGGSLVCPLQDQHWVQVAVVSFSGVCAEPSHPGVCARVSACQPWIRATASCRDTCAGADPSLGHGLPFSHHLLRAAPFCGALPCSASLSRLSPPVPTCPALHPDPHVTRMEDGQGMQAA